One Trachemys scripta elegans isolate TJP31775 chromosome 4, CAS_Tse_1.0, whole genome shotgun sequence genomic region harbors:
- the ZDHHC22 gene encoding palmitoyltransferase ZDHHC22: protein MLVLRVLNVVAPAYFLCISLVTFVLQLFLFIPSMFKDPYTTPLFSPALLHGALFLFLSANALGNYILVIQNSPEDLGKCLNSGGGAEVVADRPDRSRSPCSALPSTHFCRLCARVTQRHDHHCFFTGNCIGSRNMRNFVMFCLYTSLACLDSLVAGLAYISAVLSMSFANPLAFLTLLPHSISQFFSGALLSSEMFVILMLYLWLGIGLACAGFCSHQILLILRGQTRYQVRKGMVVRARPWRKNLQDVFGKRWLIGLLIPILNVGSDYHRHKDK from the exons ATGCTAGTTCTCAGGGTGCTCAATGTTGTTGCTCCAGCCTACTTCCTGTGCATCTCCTTAGTGACCTTCGTCCTCCAGCTCTTTCTCTTCATCCCCAGCATGTTCAAAGACCCTTACACCACCCCACTTTTCTCTCCTGCTCTGCTGCATGGggccctcttcctcttcctctcagcTAATGCCCTGGGGAACTACATCCTTGTGATACAGAACTCCCCTGAGGACCTTGGCAAGTGCCTGAACTCGGGCGGAGGAGCCGAAGTGGTGGCGGACCGGCCGGACAGAAGCAGGTCCCCTTGCTCAGCCTTGCCCAGCACCCACTTCTGTAGACTGTGTGCCAGAGTCACCCAAAGGCATGACCACCACTGTTTCTTCACAGGGAACTGCATCGGGAGCAGGAACATGCGGAACTTCGTCATGTTCTGCCTCTACACCTCCTTGGCTTGTCTCGACTCCCTGGTGGCAGGGCTGGCTTACATTTCTGCAGTGCTCTCTATGTCCTTTGCAAACCCACTGGCCTTCCTCACCCTCCTGCCTCACTCCATCAGCCAGTTCTTCTCAG GAGCTCTCCTTAGCTCTGAAATGTTTGTCATTCTCATGCTGTACCTCTGGCTTGGAATTGGACTTGCCTGTGCTGGCTTCTGTTCCCACCAGATACTGTTGATCTTACGAGGGCAAACTCGCTACCAGGTGCGGAAGGGGATGGTGGTAAGAGCCCGGCCCTGGAGGAAGAACCTGCAGGATGTCTTTGGGAAGAGGTGGCTAATAGGACTTCTCATTCCTATACTAAATGTGGGAAGTGACTATCACAGGCATAAAGACAAGTAA